A window of Periplaneta americana isolate PAMFEO1 chromosome 7, P.americana_PAMFEO1_priV1, whole genome shotgun sequence contains these coding sequences:
- the Cox11 gene encoding cytochrome c oxidase assembly protein ctaG, whose protein sequence is MLLVRIFCPHLSRILGRNSNVPRRRKIITYQFHTNVSCNLRQQQNKPFQETSGWTERQKKLRSTVYYIAATAVLAVGLSYAAVPLYRMFCQAYSYGGTTGVGHDANKVEAMSKIRDRVISVRFNADTAASMRWNFKPQQAEIKVIPGETALAFYTACNPTDVPVTGISTYNVIPFEAGQYFNKIQCFCFEEQLLNPHEQVDMPVFFYIDPEFAEDPKMETVDTLTLSYTFFEAKEGLKLPVPSFIRK, encoded by the exons ATGCTACTTGTGAGAATATTTTGTCCGCACTTGTCAAGAATACTAGGTAGGAATAGTAACGTTCCACGTAGACggaaaataataacatatcaaTTCCATACTAATGTGTCGTGCAATTTAAGACAACAGCAAAACAAACCGTTTCAAGAAACTAGTGGTTGgacagaaagacagaaaaaattaAGATCTACAGTGTATTATATAGCCGCAACAGCTGTTCTTGCAGTTGGACTAAGTTATGCTGCTGTACCGTTATACAGAATGTTTTGTCAG GCCTATAGCTATGGAGGCACAACAGGTGTTGGGCATGATGCCAACAAAGTTGAGGCAATGTCGAAGATTCGAGACAGAGTAATCAGTGTGCGGTTCAATGCTGACACCGCTGCTAGCATGAGGTGGAACTTCAAACCACAGCAGGCAGAGATCAAG GTTATTCCTGGAGAAACTGCTTTGGCCTTCTATACAGCATGCAATCCAACCGATGTTCCTGTCACTGGTATAAGTACTTATAATGTTATCCCGTTTGAAGCTGGACAGTATTTCAacaaaattcaatgtttttgTTTTGAAGAGCAGTTGCTGAATCCACACGAACAG GTGGACATGCCAGTGTTTTTCTACATTGATCCTGAGTTTGCAGAAGATCCAAAGATGGAGACTGTGGACACACTTACACTTTCCTATACTTTCTTTGAAGCAAAGGAGGGATTAAAATTACCTGTTCCGTCATTTATAAGGAAGTGA